The sequence below is a genomic window from Candidatus Methanoplasma termitum.
GAATTCAGACAAGATGTATGACTGGACATGGGACAATTTAAAAGCACTATTCGCAGGCAGAAGATGAGTTTCATCTTAAACGATAGTATCAGAAACCTATAAGAACAATAATCAAATACAAGGGTTCAACGGGCTCGTGGTCTAGGGGTTATGACGTTTCCTTGACATGGAAGAGGTCGCCGGTTCAAATCCGGCCGGGCCCACCATACTGTTTTTTAACTGTTGTCCGATCCAGATCGGAAAAAGAAAAACATTGGTTAATGATATGACTCAGAATGAGAAGAATCAGTACATAGGCGATCTTCGATTGTGCCAACAAAAAAAAATTGTGTTACGACCTTTTATAAAATGGGCCGGTGGTAAAAACCAACTGCTTCCCGAAATTCAAAAAAGATACCCTAAAGAGCTCGGGAAGGACATCAATAAGTATGCCGAGCCTTTTGTCGGCGGGGGTGCAATACTATTTGATATTGTCACCAGCTATGATTTGGATAAGATTTACATCAGTGACGTTAATAAAGAGCTTATTGCCACTTACAAAGCAATAAGAGATAATCCTGAAAAAATAATCGAGATACTCTCCGAGCTTGAGAAACAGTACCTTTCAATGGAAGAGTCGGATAGAGAGGAATTTTTTTACAAGAAACGCCAACGGTATAACGAAGTAAAGAAGGATGAAAATGCAGATGAGACAGAGTTACCAGCACTGTTTATTTTCTTAAACAGAGTTTGTTTCAATGGACTATATCGCGTAAACAGCAAAGGAGATTTTAACGTGCCTCATGGTTCCTATAAAAATCCAAAAATATGTGACAAAGACAATCTAAAAAATATTTCTTCTAGTTTGAAAAATATTGAGATTGTTTGCGGAGAATATGACCTTTCCAAAGATTTCATCGATGAGCACACTTTCGTTTATTTTGACCCGCCTTACAGGCCGATAAATCAAACATCGTCTTTTACCTCATACACAGACTGCTCTTTCAACGATGATGACCAAAAAGGGCTGGCTGATTATGCAAAGGTTCTCTCAGAAAAGGGAGCTAAAGTCATGGTAAGCAACTCTGATCCTAAGAACTATTCTGATGATGGTTTCTTTGATGAGCTTTATTCAGACTTTAATATCGAACGTATTCCTGCTACTAGAATGATTAATTCCAACGCAGAAAAAAGAGGAAAAATAAATGAGTTGTTGATCACAAACTACAAGGTTTGAGATTAAGCATCATTCAAAAAAGGATCTGCTGCTGTTTTTAAGTGCACCCTCCCCCTTGTTCAACTTCCTAAACACGAACAAATGCTCATGCATTGTGAGCAAGAAACTTGAATTGGAATATTTTCCAAGGTTTCTATCGCTTTCACAATTCCACTCTTTTTTTATTATATCCTCTTTAAGGACAAATCCTTCTTTCAGGAAATCGAACATAAGTCTCGCTGTTATCGGGACGAAGTGGCTTCTGTTGTGAGTGTCACCCATTAATATTGAGCAGTATGCCCCAGGCTTCAAGACCCTGTGGAATTCTTTGATCGCCTTTTTGAATTCTGAGAAAAATACATCGTAGTCATTAATCTGAGAAAGATCCCCATCAACTGATGGCGCATACTTTATTATGTTCGCATAAGGAGGATGAGTTGCGATTAGATCTATTGACTCGTCAGCGATCTTGTCCAAGTTTCTAACATCCCCGATAAATGTTCTATGAACAGTTTTTGGAATTTGTTTTTTCATTGATTCTGGGAGTTCGAGTCTGTTTCTTGTAATAGAAATTGCTCCTTGGTTGATATCGATTGATATCGAGTTTCTTCCAGTGAGCATACATTCAACCGGCGTTGTTCCGCCACCCACCATAGGATCAAGTACAAGATCTCCTGGTTTAGAATAAAGTTCAATAATATTTCTCACAACGCGCGGAGACCAATTACCGCGATATTGTGGCGTATGTGATGCCCAATCGCCGCGGTCGGGGAAACTCCAAACTGTTGTTCGTTCTAATTTGAAATCTGATGGTTGAATCCCCGAGATTTTTCCTTTTTTGTAAATTTCCCAAGGAACGATCTTTTTGTTTTCAACCACCACGTCTTCTGCCTTTGAATCGAGTATCTCTATCATAGGCTGGTATACTATATCCTTTGAAATATAAAGGTATAGACTACATGTAGTAACGTAGCCGAATCCCGGCAACTTCATTATATCAAAAAAGTCTGAATTCCTCAGATCTTCTATGGTATTGTAGCCTGCTTCCTTTAGCATTTTCTCCTTCACAGGACCAATGCCCGGTATCCCTAAACCAACGTGCTTTTTACTCAATAAACAAGAATAGATCTCACTAATAAAATAGTATAAGTCAGATAATGTCTTGTGACTTCAAAAAGAGACTTTGATGAATGGTTCTCTCACTTCCGCCGTACCATCTATGGCTATAGCTATTATGTGGATTTCAACAAAGTTATTGGAAATGTTAATGCCATAAAAATAGAACTCAATCTGATGAATTCTCTGGTAGGCTCCAAAAATATAAAAGCGGATTTTATTGCATTGGCAAAAAAATATCCTGAGATATTAAAGACAATACCAGTTCTTATTGCAGTAAGAGAGAAAGAAATTGAGATAATGGATGAGCAAGCGAAAAACATTACTTATGATTTCAACAAAAGAAACCTCTCAGCGGAAGATTATTCGGTTTTTCTTGAGAAAACTGGATTGTTCGATTTGATTTCCAAGCACATAATTTCAAATCTCAATGATTATGTGACAGGTGTTGAAACCGGATTAGATTCTAACGCCAGAAAAAACCGTGGCGGCTCTGCGATGGAGAATCTGGTAGAAAAATATCTGAAGGCGTCTGGGTGTGAATATTACGTGCAGATGTCTGCTTCAACCATTAACAAAAAATGGGGGATTAATATATCCGGGCTTTCCACAGATAGCAAAGCAGAGAAAAAATTTGATT
It includes:
- a CDS encoding type II restriction endonuclease → MTSKRDFDEWFSHFRRTIYGYSYYVDFNKVIGNVNAIKIELNLMNSLVGSKNIKADFIALAKKYPEILKTIPVLIAVREKEIEIMDEQAKNITYDFNKRNLSAEDYSVFLEKTGLFDLISKHIISNLNDYVTGVETGLDSNARKNRGGSAMENLVEKYLKASGCEYYVQMSASTINKKWGINISGLSTDSKAEKKFDFVVKHRNEVFGIEVNFYASGGSKLNETARSYKMVAAESKQIDRFNFIWVTDGGGWHSARNNLKETFETMEHIYSIADLENGVLNALFKP
- a CDS encoding DNA methyltransferase encodes the protein MSKKHVGLGIPGIGPVKEKMLKEAGYNTIEDLRNSDFFDIMKLPGFGYVTTCSLYLYISKDIVYQPMIEILDSKAEDVVVENKKIVPWEIYKKGKISGIQPSDFKLERTTVWSFPDRGDWASHTPQYRGNWSPRVVRNIIELYSKPGDLVLDPMVGGGTTPVECMLTGRNSISIDINQGAISITRNRLELPESMKKQIPKTVHRTFIGDVRNLDKIADESIDLIATHPPYANIIKYAPSVDGDLSQINDYDVFFSEFKKAIKEFHRVLKPGAYCSILMGDTHNRSHFVPITARLMFDFLKEGFVLKEDIIKKEWNCESDRNLGKYSNSSFLLTMHEHLFVFRKLNKGEGALKNSSRSFFE
- a CDS encoding DNA adenine methylase, yielding MGDLRLCQQKKIVLRPFIKWAGGKNQLLPEIQKRYPKELGKDINKYAEPFVGGGAILFDIVTSYDLDKIYISDVNKELIATYKAIRDNPEKIIEILSELEKQYLSMEESDREEFFYKKRQRYNEVKKDENADETELPALFIFLNRVCFNGLYRVNSKGDFNVPHGSYKNPKICDKDNLKNISSSLKNIEIVCGEYDLSKDFIDEHTFVYFDPPYRPINQTSSFTSYTDCSFNDDDQKGLADYAKVLSEKGAKVMVSNSDPKNYSDDGFFDELYSDFNIERIPATRMINSNAEKRGKINELLITNYKV